In the Thermus antranikianii DSM 12462 genome, ACGCACGGGAAACCCCAACCGGGCCAGGGTGGCGGCGGTGTTGAGCGCCGAGCCCCCAAGGACCCCCCTAAAGCGCAAGGGGTCTTGGCTTTCCTGAATGAGGTCCACCAGGACCTCCCCCAAAAGGGCCAGCATGGCTCCATTATGCCTGTCACCTTCTTTACATTCCCCTGGGGCTTGGGTAGTATAATCCTCTCGAACTTGGGCAATGGCCTGTGGTTTTCTTGGCGACAGGTGTCTTCCCTTGGCCCAAGAGGAGGTGAAGGATGCTCGGCGGATATGCCCATAGGATCGCCCGTATCAACCTCTCTACAGGCCAGGTGGAGTACTTCGCCCCCGATCCCAAGGACCTGGAGATGTATGTGGGCGGAAGGGGTCTAGGGGTTAAGTACGTGTTTGAAAACGGGCCCAAAGTAGACCCCCTGGGCCCCGATAACCTCCTCTGCATCATGAATGGCCCTCTTTCCGGCACGCGGGCCAAGATGTCGGGGCGCCTGGCCGTGGTCACCAAAAGCCCCCTCACGGGCACGGTAACGGATAGCCACATGGGGGGTTGGACCGCGGCCAAGCTGAAGTGGGCGGGGTTTGATGGACTCCTCATCAAGGGAGCCTCGGATAAACCCGTTTACCTACTGGTGAAGGATGGGGAGGTCACCATCCACGATGCCTCGGACCTATGGGGCAAGACCACCCATGAAACCCACCGCATCCTGCGGGAACGCCACGGGGAGGATGCCGACGTGATGGCCATCGGCCCCGCTGGGGAGAACCTGGTCCGCTTCGCCAACTGGATCAACAACGACGAGCGTGCTGCGGGCCGAGGGGGCACCGGGGCGGTGGCGGGAAGCAAAAAGCTCAAGGCCATCGTGGTGGTGGGCAAGCAGGAGAACATGCCCCAACCCAAGGACCCCGAGCTCTGGCGGGAGGCCGACCGCCAGGCCTCGGCCACCATCAACGACCCCAAGAACGTGACCGCCCCCAAGAAGGGTGGGCTTTCCCTCTACGGCACCAACGTGCTCATGAACATCACCAACGTGATGGGAGCCCTGCCCACCTTCAACGCCCAGCACACCTGCATCGAAGGGGTACAGACCATCTCCGGAGAGTACATCCGCGAGCACCGCCTTATCAAGGACAACACCTGCCACGCCTGCCCCGTGGCCTGCAAGAAGATGGTGGAGATCCACATCAACGGCAAGACCATCCGCTTCGAATCCTACGAGTACGAGTCCGCCTGGGCCTTGGGGGCCCACTCCGGCCACACCGACACCGACTGGACCGGGTACGCCATCTACCTCTGCAACGCCTACGGCCTGGACACCATCGAGACAGGCAACGCCATCGCCGTCCTCATGGAGGCCACGGAGAAGGGCTACTACCAGGGTCCCGATGGGATCCGCTTTGGGGACAAGGAGGGCGAGGCCCGCATCATCGAGGCCATCGCCTACCGCCGGGGAGTAGGGGACGGCCTGGCGGAGGGCCCAGCCCGCTGGGCCAAGGCCATCGGCCACCCCGAGATTGCCCTCGAGGTCAAGGGGCAATCCATCCCCGCCTACGACCCCAGGGGGCTCAAGGGCATGGGCATCGCCTACGCCACCTCCAACCGGGGGGCCTGCCACCTCCGGGCCTACACCCCTGCCTCGGAGATCCTAGGCATCCCCTACAAGACCGACCCCTTGGCCTGGGAAGGGAAGGGGAAGCTCACCAAACTCCTTCAGGATCTTTCGGCTTTCACCGATTCCTTGGACCTTTGCAAGTTCAGCCAGTTCGCCGAGGGTCCCGAGGAGTACGCCAAGCAGCTTTCCGCCTACTGGGGCCGGCCCGTGACCCCCGAGGAGATCCTCCTCATCGGGGAGCGCATTTATAACCTAGAGCGCTACTACAACAACCTGGCAGGCTGGGCGGAGGGCTCCGACTACCTGCCCGAGCGCTTCCTCAAGGAACCCTCCGACTGCGCAGGCTCCAAGGGCCAGCTCACGGAGCTGGACCTGATGTTGCAGGAGTACTACCAGGAGCGGGGTTGGGAGAAGGGGGTGGTGCCCCCGGCCAAGCTCCAGGCCTTGGGCATCCTGTCCGCCGCCGCGGACGACTAAGGGGTACCCTAAGGAGACCCGGGCCACCGCCCCCGGGTCTCCTTTAAACTCTTCCTATGCCTAAGGTGAACCTGTACGCCACTTTCCGAGACCTGGTGGGCAAGGGCCAGGTCCAGGTGGAGGGAAGAACGGTTGGGGAAGTTTTGGAGGCCTTGATCAAGGCCTATCCGGCCCTAAAGGAGGAGCTCTTCGAAGGCGAGGGCCTAGCTGAACGGGTCTCGGTTTTCCTGGAGGGCCGGGATGTGCGTTACCTAAATGGGCTTGCCACCCCCCTGACGGAGGAAGCCACCTTGGACCTCTTCCCCCCGGTGGCGGGCGGAACCTTCGCCCAGCGCTTCGGGGCTTTGCCCGCCTGGCTCTTGGAAAGGTACCTCAGCGAATGGGGTGGGAGAAAGCTGGAGGAGGGAGTCTACGCCCTCCCCGGGGCCCGGGTGCGCTTTGCCGAGGCGGAACCCTTAAGGGTGGGAAGCCTCTCCCTCCCCCAGATCGAGGTGGAGGTGGAAGGGGAGGCAGCGGAAGCCTGGTTCGGCCGCATCCACCTGGCGGCAGCCCGGGGGGGAGGTTAAGGAAGCAGCCGTCCCTCCAAAAAGGCTTGGCTCCTCGAGTCCCTTGGGCTTTGGAAAAACCGGTCCACGGGGGCTTCCTCCACCACCTGGCCCTGGAAGAGGAAGACCACCCTATGGGCCAGCCTGCGCACCTGGAAGAGGTCGTGGGTGGCCAGGACCACCCCCCGGCCTCCCCTGGCCGCCTCCTGGAGCAAGGCCTCCACCTTCAGGGTGTTGGCGGGGTCCAGGCTGGCGGTGGGCTCGTCCAGTAACAGGGCTGCAGGCTCCACCAGAAGCGTCCTGGCCAGGGCCAGGCGCACCACCTCCCCCCCGGAGAGGAGATGGGCGGGCTGACGGGCCTTGCCCTCCAAACCCACCTGTTCCAGGAGCCTAAAGGCCCGGGCCAGGGCCTGGCGCCGGGGCACTCCCCGGAGCAACAGGCCAAAGGCAGCGTTTTCTAGGACGCTACGCCGAAGAAGGGGTGGGGTCTGGGGCAGGTAGGCCCGGAACTCCCCTTCCACCTGCCCCTCCTCCGGGGGCAGGAGGCCGGCAAGGAGGCGGAGAAGGGTGGTCTTGCCGCTTCCCGAAGGCCCTAGCACCGCCAGGATCTCCCCGGGGTGCACCTCGAGGTAGGGAACCTCGAGGCGAAAATCCCCGTAGCGGTGGACCAACCCCTGGGCCTTTAAAACCGGACTCATTCCCGCTCCAGGATAACCAGCAGGGCGGTGACCAAGAGGGCCACCCCCAGGAGAATAAACCCTAGGGCCAAGGCGCTTTCCAGCTCCCCCTTTCGGGTTTCCACCACGATGGCCGTGGTAAGGACCCGGGTGTGGTGGCGGATATCCCCGCCCACCAAGGTGGCCGCCCCCACTTCGCTGATGGCCCCGCCGAAGCCGGCGGCCAAGGCGGCGGCCAGGATGCGGCGGCTTTCCCAGAACAGGGTGGGAAGCACCTGGCCCTCCTTGCCCCCCAGGCTCCGCACCAAAAGCCGCACCTCCTCCACCCTGCCCCTGGCCCCCGAAAGCACGAAGGCGGCGATGAGGGGGAAGGCCAAGACCGCCTCCGCCAGCACCATGGCATAGGGAGTGTAGAGGAGGCCCAAGGATCCCAAAGGGCCCGAGCGGGAAAGGAGGAGGTAGAAGAAAAGCCCCACCACCACGGAGGGGAGGGCAAGGCCGGCGTAGAGGAGAATCCGCCCGAAAACCCCCCCACCCCCCTTCAAGGCCAGCCAAAGTCCCAAGGGCACGGCGGGAAGAGCCGCCAGCAAGGTGGCAAGCCCCGCCACCCAGAGGCTGCGCAAGGAAATCTCCAAAAGCTCAGCGGCCGCCACCTCTGGGGATGATACACCGCCCCCTCAAGGGCTTAAAGAGCGGGATCCCCCCCACCCGCAAACCCTCCACCAACCGGGCCGCCTCCTCCGTGGCCAGGAAGCGGCGCAGGGCCTCCGCCTCCTCCGCCTTCGCCCCCTGAGGCACCAGGTAATAGGTGTACTGGTTCAGGAGAAGGGGATCCTCCCGCTGATAAAGGGCCTCCAGGCCCCGTTTGCGGCCCACGGTGAGGTGGGTGGCCAGGTCGGAGAGGGTGTAGGCTCCCTTCTCCGCCGCCAGAACCAGGGTCTGGCCCATGCCCGCCCCCGACTCCAGGTACCAGCCTCCTCGGGGGGTTAGGCCTGCCTTCCGCCAGAGCTCCAGCTCCTTCAGGTGGGTGCCCGAGCGATCCCCCCGGGACACGAAGGGAGCCTGGGCCCGGGCAATCCGCCGCAAGGCCTCCAGGACATCCCCTACCCCCCGGATCCGGGCGGGATCCCTTTTTGGCCCCACCAGGAGGAAGCTATTCTGGGCCAGGCAGAAGGGCTGGGCAATGATGCCGCGCTCCAAGGCTTCCCCCTCGAGGTCCGGGGCATGGACCAGGACCGCATCCACATCCTTACGCTCGGCCAACCGCAAGGCCTGCCCCGTGCCCACGGCCAAAACCTCCACCCGAACCCCCGTAGCCCGCCCGAAGGCCGGCAAAAGCCGGTCCAAAAGCCCCGAGTCGTAGACGCTGGTGGTGGTGGCGAGCCTAAGCCCCAGGGCTGGAACCGAAGCCAGGGCCAGCAGCAAGGGCGCTAGGACAAAGCGCATGGCCCCAGTTTAGCCTTAAGGCGTGGAAGCCTTGGGTGAGGCCTGGCGTCTTTTGCAAGAGGGCCAATACTTTGAAGCACACGAGGCCCTGGAGGAAATCTGGCGGGAGGCGCAGGGAGAGAAACGGCGCTTTTTGCAGGGGCTCATCCTCCTGGCGGCGGCCCTGCACCAGGCCAAGACCGGGCGGAGAGGCCTGAGGAACCTGAAAAAGGCGGAAGGGAAACTCCTGGGCTTCCCCTCCCCCTACCTTGGCCTGGACTGGCGGCCCCTTTTTGAGGAAGCCCGGCGTAGACTTGGGGCGTGAACGCTTGGGTCTACGCCTACCGCGGCCAAGAGGTGGAAAACCGGCACCGCATTTCCCTGGCCATCCACGGGCCAAAGGGCCTACTGGCCTATGCGGGAAACCCCGGGTTATGGGCCTACATGCGCTCCTCGGCCAAGCCCTTCCAGGCCCTGGCCCTCTTCCTCACGGGGGCGGTGGAGCGGTTTGGCATCACGGAGGAGGAAGTGGCCCTGGCCACCGCCAGCCACGACGGCACCCCCCGCCATGTGGCGGTGGCTTCCGGCTTCTTAACCAAGCTGGGCCTCGGCCCTGAGGTCCTGGTCTGCGGGGTCCACCCCCCCTCCTCCAGGGAGGCCCGGAAGGCCCTGGAGGAAGCCGGGCAAAGCCCCACGCCCCTCCACCACAATTGCTCGGGGAAGCATGCGGGCATGCTGGCCGCAAGCCTGGCCCTGGGGGCTAGCCCCGAAGGCTACGAGAACCCCGACCACCCGGTCCAGGTCCTGAACCGGAAGACCCTGAGGGAGCTCTCCGGGGTGGAGCCCCTCCTGGCCATCGACGGGTGTAGCGTCCCCACCTTTTCCCTACCTCTTTCCCGGGCTGCCCGGGCCTTTTACCTCCTGGCGGTGCCGGAAAGGGCCCTCGAGGCGTACCGGGAACCCCTCCGCAAGGTGCAGCAGATCATGCGCCGCCACCCCGAGCTGGTGGCAGGACCCGGGAGCATCGACACCCTCCTGATGGAGCGCCTGCCGGTGGTGGCCAAGCGGGGGGCCGATGGCTACTACGGCCTGGCCCTTCTGGAAAGCCCCCACGGGCCCCTGGGGATCGCCTTGAAGGTGGAAGACGGCTCGGCCCAGGCCCGGGAGGTGGCGGTGGTGGCCCTCCTCCGGCTCCTGGGCTTGGATCCCGGGCCCACCCCTTGGGACCAGCCCGAACGCAGGAACTACCGGGGGCTCCAGGTGGGCTATCTGAAGGCCCACCTGGAACTCACCTGGGTCTAGGGCGTCTCCTACTCCTCAGCCGGCCCGCAGGCCCAGGATCAACCCACCCACGAAGCTAGCCCCGAAGGGCAGGTTGTAGGTGAGGGTGGTGAGGAGCCTCTCCCACAGGCTCTGCAAGCCCGGTTGCTGGAGGAGAGGCTCCACATCCCTTTGGATGCGGGTCCAGTCCACCTGGATGTAGCCCGCCTGGGCCAAAAGCTGCACGGCCACGAAGAGGAGGCCGAGGGCCACGGCCAGGAGGCGGCCCAGCTTTTTCAAGGCGTAGCCCACCGCATACCCCGCCAGGCCGCCAAAGGTCACCTGCCCCAGGTAAGGGCTTAGGTCGGGTAGCTCCACGCCCTCCACCCTAGCGGAACACAGGGGCGAAGGCAACTACTTTAGGCCCAGTAGCTCCGCTTCCTTCCTCATGGCCTCGAGGACAAAGGCCATGTGCTCGTCCAGGGAAAGGCCCAGGTCCTCGGCCCCCATCCGGATCTCCTCCCGGTTCACCCCCCGGGCGAAGGCCTTGTCCTTGAACTTTTTCTTCAAGCTGGAAAGCTCCAGGCCCAGGATGGAGCGGTCCGGGCGCACATAGACCGCGGCGGTGATCAAGCCCGTAAGCTCGTCCACCGCGAAGAGGGCCTTGGCCATCAGGGTCCTGCGGGGTACCCCGGTGTAGGAGGCGTGGCCCAGGATGGCCTCCAAGACCTCCTCCGGGTAGCCCAGGCGCCTCAGCTCCTCCACCCCCCGGTAGGGATGCTCCTGGGGGTACTTCTCGTAGTCCATGTCGTGCAGGACCCCGGCCATGGCCCAAAGCTCCTCGTCCCCCCCGAAGCGGCGGGCATAGGCCCGCATGGCCACCTCCACCGCCCGCATGTGCCGCCTCAGGGACTCGCTTTCCGTCCAGGCTTCCATGAGGGCTAGGGCTTCCGCAAAGCTCGGCATGCCCTAAAGTATAGCCATGCGCCTAGGTTACGGGGAGGATAGCCACCGCCTTATAGAGGGAAAACCCCTATACCTCTGCGGCCTCCTGATTCCAAGCCCCCACGGGGCCCTGGCCCACTCGGATGGGGACGCTCCCCTGCACGCCCTCACCGACGCCTTGCTCTCCGCCTTTGGCCTTGGGGATATCGGCCTCCTCTTCCCCGACACCGACCCCAAGTGGCGAGGAGCCCGCAGCGAGGTCTTTCTAAAGGAAGCCCTCCGCCTCGTTGAGGAAAGGGGGGGAAGGTTGATCCAGGTAAGCCTGGCCATCATCCTGGACCAGCCCAAGCTTTCCCCCCACCGGCAGGGCCTTCAGGAAAATCTCTCCCGGCTTCTTGGCCTACCCCCGGACCGCATCGGCCTTACCTTCAAGACCTCGGAGGGCCTGGCGGTAGCGCACGTGCAGGCCCGAGCCATGGTGCTTTTGGAGGGTTGAGCCTCCGCTGCCCTGGTGGGAGCCCTTGTGGTCTATGCCCTCTACAGCACCCATCCGGAAGGGGCCCTTTTCGCCGGGACCCTGGCCACCGTGCTCTTGCATACCTTCGGGAGGCGGCTTGGTCTTAGGTTCCCCACTCCAAGGTAAAAGGAGGCCGGGCGTGCCCGGCCCCTGAACTCCTTGGGTCTACTTCAGCTTGGCAAGCTCCTGCCGGGCCCTCTCCTGGTCGTAGCGGTCGGCGGCGGTTTTGGCGGGAAGGGAGAGGGCGGTTTCCAGCTGCTTTCTGGCCTCCTCCTTCTTGCCCCAGGCGGCAAGGACCCTGGCGTACTCCACCCGGTGGATGATCCCATCCGGCTCCAGCTCGATGGCCTTTTGCATGAGGGGCTCCACCCTGGAGCCATCCGCCCCCTGGGTGGCCGCCACCAGCCAGCCCTTCTGCACCAGCTCAAAGTGCCAGAGGGCCAGGGCCACCATGGCCCCAGCGTGGTCGGGCTCGAGCTTCAAGGTCTTCTCCAGGTCGCCTCGGATCCTGGGGGCCAAGCCCTCCGCCAGGGCCTCGAGGATCCCCTTGAACTGGGAAAGCCGCCCTAAGGCCCGGGCCCGCTCAAAGTAGCCCTCGGGGTAATCCGGAGCCTTGGCGATGGCCTGGGAGGCCGCCTTCTCCGCCTTTTCAAACCAGGCGCGCTTCTCCTCGGGCTTGGCCTGGTAAAGGGCGTAAAAGCTGGCTCCCTTGGCCGCCAGGGCCAAGGCCTCGGGGGTACCCAGTTTCAAGCCCAGCTCATAGGCTTCCTGAAACCGCCCGGCATCCACCAGGGCCGACACCTGGGGGGCCTGGGCCAGGCCAGCAACCCAAACCATCGTGGCAAGTACGGTTATCCAGCGCCTCATGGGCTTCACCGCTGAGGGATTATACCCGGTACAAGAGAGGTGGGGCGTAAACTGGAAGGCATGAGGCTTATCGGGGGATTGCTGGTTCTCTTGGGCCTACACCTCCTCTCTCTCGCTTGGGCCCAGGAAGCCGAAGAGTTTTTCGCCCGTTGCCAGCGCCTATACCAACAAGGGGCGCTGGAAAGCGCCCAGGCCACCTGCGAGCTGGCCCTCACCAGCGATCCGGAGCACCGGCCAAGCCTCCTCCTTCTCGCCCGCATCCACCTGGAAAGGGGGGACCTCGCGCAGGTGGAAGGCTACCTGGGACGCCTGGGGGATGAGCCGGAGGCCCAGCTCCTTCGCGCCCGGCTGCTTTTGCAAAAGGGCCAGGCCGCCGAGGTGCTAAGGCTTTCCCTCCCCCCGGGGCCCGAGGCCAACCTCCTCCGGGCCATGGCCCTCGAGGCCCTCCACCGGTACGAGGAAGCCTTGAAGCTGGCCCAAGGCTTGCCCTCCACCCCCGAGGCACGCCTTTTGCTGTCCCGGCTCCATCTAGCCCTGGGAAGGCCCCAGGAGGGTCTCACCTTTCTGGGCTCCACCCTTGTGGAGAGGCTGGAGCGAGGCCGCCTCCTCTTCCTCTCGGGGAAGCCCCAGGAGGCCATCCCCCTTCTGGAAGGGCTCTTGCCGGAGCTTTCGGCCCAGCCAGGGTTGCAAGGCCAAGCCCTTTCCCTCCTGGCCTTGGCCTACCTGGGGCAGGGGCAGCTCGTCCAAGGACAAGCGGCCTTGAAACAGCTTTCTACCCTGGAAAACCTCCCGGCCCGCTTCCTGGCCCAGGCTTGGCCTTGGCTTCTCGTCTTCCTGGCCTTTTTGCTCCTGGTCCTCCTGGGGGAAAGCCGCATAGAGCCCTTGCGCACCCTCGAGGTGGTGGAGGATCCCCTGCCGGGTCCGGGAAGCCTTTACCTGACCCTCCTGGGCACCCTCCTCCTGGCCCTCCTCCTGGCCGCCTTCCTAGGCAAAATCCTTTTCGCCAACGCCCTGGCCCTGGTCACCCCTTACCAGAAGGACCTGATCCTCCCTGGCTTTTACCTGTTCTATAGCCTCCTGCTCTTCGCAAGCCTCTTTCTCCAGAGAGGCTTCCGCAAGCGCCTTCCTGCCCTTCTGGGTCCCTGGCCAAGCTGGATCGAGGGGTTTTGGGTGGGGCCGGCCCTGGTCCTCCTCCTTTTCCTCTACGGGTGGATCCGGGAGCCCTTGGGGCTAGGCACCCTCCCCTTAAACCTCCTCGCCTTTTTGGGCCTAGCCCTCATGGAGCCCTTCTTCCGGGGTCTGGTCCCCTTGGTCCTTAAGGAACGGTACCGGGACCTTGCCCCCTACCTGACGGCCTTGCTCTTCGCCGTAGCCGTACCCGGGCCCACCTTCCTTCTCCTCCTCCTGGGGGCGGGCCTCCTCTGGGCCAAGGAGCGGGCAGAGGGCACCCTGGGTCTGGCCTTGGGCTGGGTGGTGGCGGGGGTGATCCTGGCCCTTTTTCCCGCCGCCTGGCTCCGGAGCTTCTGATGCCGCCCTATCCTGGCTTTGCCAGGGTGGGGGCCCAGGTAAAACCCCGTAGGCTAAGGGCAGGATGCGCCCCGTCTTCTTCCTCTCCGATTTTGGCCTCGAGGACCCCTACGTGGGCGTGGTCAAGGCCGTCCTCTGGGAAAAAGCCCCCGGGGTACCCGTCCTGGACCTGGCCCACGCCTTACCCCCCCAGGACCTGCGCCGGGCTGCCTACGCCCTTTTTGAGGCCCTCCCCTACCTGCCGGAACAGGCGGTGATCCTGGCGGTGGTGGACCCTGGGGTGGGCACGAGCCGGCGGGCCATCGCCGCCCTAGGGAGGCGGCTTTACGTGGGGCCTGACAACGGCCTTTTCACCCTGGCCTGGCTTCTGGACCCACCCACCCGAGCCTACGAGATCGCCCGCATCTCCCCCCCAAGCCCCAAGGGCGTCCTCCCCCTGCCAGGCTGGGCCCCGGGGGGCCACACCTTCCACGGCCGCGACCTCTTCGCCCCCGCCGCTGCCCACCTGGCCCTAGGGCTGGCTCCGGAGGAGCTTGGACCGGAGGTGCCCGCCCAGGATCTAACACGCCTTCCCCTCACCCTCACCCCAGGCCCAGAAGGGGAGATCCTCACCTTTGACCGCTTCGGCAACGCCATCACCACCCTCCTCGAGGCTCCCTTGGACAGCCTGGTGGAGGTGGCGGGGAAACGCATCCCCATCCGCAAAACCTTCGGCCAGGTGGAAGTGGGGGAGGCCGTGGCCTACCTGGGAAGCGGAGGCCTCCTGGAGATCGCCCTCAACCGGGGAAACGCCAAGGAGGCCCTAGGGCTAAGGGAAGGGATGCCCGTGGTCATACTTCCTCCACCCAGCGGGCCACCTCACCCAACAGATCCGCCGCCGTGAAATCCAGGCTCACGGGGGTGATGGAGATGTACCCCCTGCGCACCGCGTAAAGGTCCGTTCCCTCCTCCTCCTCCCCCACGGGAGTGCCGGCGATCCAGTAGTAGGGCCTCCCCTCGGGGTCCAGGCGCTCCACCACCGTGTCCTCCCAGTGGTGGGTGGAAAGCCGGGTAACCATGACCCCTTTGGGCACCCCCGCTGGGAAGTTCACGTTGAGGAGAACCCCCTTGGGAAGCCCCTTTCGCATCACCAGGCGGGCGATCCTCACCGCCCACTCCGCCGCCAGGGTGAAGTTGAGCTCCTCCCCCGAGGTGTCCAGGCTGAAGGCGATGGAGGGAATGCCCAAGGAGGCACCCTCCAAAGCCGCGGCCACCGTGCCCGAGTGGGTGAGGTCCAAGCCCAGGTTGACCCCGATGTTGATGCCGGAGACCACCAGATCGGGCCGGCCCAAAAGGTGAACACCCAGCACCACGCAGTCCGCAGGAGTGCCGTCCACCCGGTAGGCGGGGATCTCCCCGAAGCCCGCGCTGGCGGTGTGCTTGAACCGTAGGGGCCGCCTCACGGTGATCCCGTGGCCCACCGCGGACTGTTCCACATCCGGGGCCACCACACAAACCTCCCCCAGAGCCCGCATGGCCAGGCCCAGGGCCTTGATCCCGGGGGAAAAGATGCCGTCGTCGTTGGAAACCAGGATGCGCATGGCTTAAGCCTAAAACAAAAAGGCCCCCGAAGGGGCCTTTGGGCGGAAAGATCCTTTAGAGGCGGCGGACCTTCTTGGCCTGGGGGCCCTTGCCGCCCCGGCCGGCCTCCACCTCGAACTCCACCCGGTCCCCCTCGTTCAGGGTGCGAAACCCCTCGGCCTCGATGGCCGTGAAGTGCACAAACACATCCGGACCCTCTTCCTGCTGGATGAACCCGTAGCCTTTTTCCGCGTTAAACCACTTGACGGTACCCTTCTTCATGCTTCTCCTTCATCCCGAAAACCCACCTGGCTTTCCAGGGACTCTTCACTATTCCACGGATTACCCAAAAAGTCAAGCCCCAAAGCACAAGGGGCCTGAGGGAGGCTTTGGGCTTAGTGGTGGTGCCCGCCCTCGTGCACGTGGCCGTGAAGGATCTCCTCGGGGGTAGCCTCCCGGACCCTTACCACCTCCACCTCGAAGTCCAGGTCCTTACCCGCCAGGGGGTGGTTGAAGTCAATGGTCACCTCTTCCCCCTGGACCTCCACCACGGTGAGGGGCATGGGGTTCCCCTCCATGTCCTGGGCATAGAACTGGGCCCCGGGCACCACCTCCGCGTCCTCGGGGAAGGCGGAGAGGGGCACCACCTGAACCCCCTCGGGGTCGCGGGGTCCATAGGCCTTGTCCGCAGGCACACGGGCCTGGAAGATCTCCCCCTCCTCGCGGCCTTCCAGCTCCTCCTCGAGGCCCCGGATCAGGTTGCCGTGCCCGTGCAAGTAGGAAAGCTCCCCCTGGTCCAAGACCTCCCCCTCCACCTGGAGGGTGTAACGGATGGTCACTACCTTGTCTTGTTCCACCTTCATGGTCACCCTTTCGCAAGCCAGGCTTGCTCCCCTTAGCCTAGCAGACCCGCCCCTTGGAGGAAAGGTGGGGGAAGCTTTCCCCGTATCCAAGCCCCTTTCCCCTGCCCTTGCAAGCCCTATAGTAGGGGTATGCGGGTGGAAACGATCATCGGCAAAACCCCGGTGGTGCGCCTTTTCAAGGTGGTGGAACCCGATATGGCCG is a window encoding:
- a CDS encoding SAM hydrolase/SAM-dependent halogenase family protein, producing the protein MRPVFFLSDFGLEDPYVGVVKAVLWEKAPGVPVLDLAHALPPQDLRRAAYALFEALPYLPEQAVILAVVDPGVGTSRRAIAALGRRLYVGPDNGLFTLAWLLDPPTRAYEIARISPPSPKGVLPLPGWAPGGHTFHGRDLFAPAAAHLALGLAPEELGPEVPAQDLTRLPLTLTPGPEGEILTFDRFGNAITTLLEAPLDSLVEVAGKRIPIRKTFGQVEVGEAVAYLGSGGLLEIALNRGNAKEALGLREGMPVVILPPPSGPPHPTDPPP
- the surE gene encoding 5'/3'-nucleotidase SurE, yielding MRILVSNDDGIFSPGIKALGLAMRALGEVCVVAPDVEQSAVGHGITVRRPLRFKHTASAGFGEIPAYRVDGTPADCVVLGVHLLGRPDLVVSGINIGVNLGLDLTHSGTVAAALEGASLGIPSIAFSLDTSGEELNFTLAAEWAVRIARLVMRKGLPKGVLLNVNFPAGVPKGVMVTRLSTHHWEDTVVERLDPEGRPYYWIAGTPVGEEEEGTDLYAVRRGYISITPVSLDFTAADLLGEVARWVEEV
- a CDS encoding cold-shock protein; protein product: MKKGTVKWFNAEKGYGFIQQEEGPDVFVHFTAIEAEGFRTLNEGDRVEFEVEAGRGGKGPQAKKVRRL
- a CDS encoding FKBP-type peptidyl-prolyl cis-trans isomerase: MKVEQDKVVTIRYTLQVEGEVLDQGELSYLHGHGNLIRGLEEELEGREEGEIFQARVPADKAYGPRDPEGVQVVPLSAFPEDAEVVPGAQFYAQDMEGNPMPLTVVEVQGEEVTIDFNHPLAGKDLDFEVEVVRVREATPEEILHGHVHEGGHHH